The following proteins are co-located in the Cupriavidus pauculus genome:
- the grxD gene encoding Grx4 family monothiol glutaredoxin, with translation MSDVQQKIDQIVKGSPVVLFMKGTAQFPMCGFSGRAIQILKACGVDTPTTVNVLEDEGIRQGIKEYANWPTIPQLYVNGEFIGGSDIMMEMYQNGELQSLLKA, from the coding sequence ATGAGTGACGTACAACAGAAGATCGACCAGATCGTGAAGGGCAGCCCCGTGGTGCTGTTCATGAAGGGCACCGCGCAGTTCCCGATGTGCGGTTTCTCGGGCCGCGCGATCCAGATCCTGAAGGCCTGCGGCGTCGACACGCCGACCACGGTCAACGTGCTTGAGGACGAGGGCATCCGCCAGGGCATCAAGGAATACGCCAACTGGCCGACGATTCCGCAGCTCTACGTGAACGGCGAGTTCATCGGCGGCTCGGACATCATGATGGAGATGTACCAGAACGGCGAACTGCAGTCGCTGCTCAAGGCCTGA
- a CDS encoding acyl-CoA synthetase → MPADLWFESLHRPGAEVLDRGTRLAGGLRRLGLEAGGVVAVLLRNDPVFADVVFACRTAGVYYCPINWHFMADEVRYLLQDSGARVLIVHADLLAGVQAAVPAGVTVLTVGGPHAGATDYEPWLAAQAPYDGPRVAPRGHLAYTSGTTGRPKGVLRAPVPLAEVDDQQARLRSLIRQAYGIVPGCRALMSAPLYHSAPSVYVQNALQMAERLVLTPRFDAEQVLALVAQHRIDVLYLVPIMYVRLLKLPPEVRARHDLSSIRFVASTGSPCAPEVKRAMLDWFGPVIHETYASSEAGLVTVATPADAVARPGTAGRPVDAGSVRILDETGRPCAPGEVGLVYVRQPAYPDFTYLNNDAARRAIDVDGRVTLGDMGYLDADGYLFICDRASDMVISGGVNIYPAEIEHVLAGHPGVADCVVFGVPDDEYGERLHGVVQPVAGAVVEPAALVDWLRARLSGFKVPRTIEIVDQLPRDETGKLAKRRLRDRHWAGRQRRV, encoded by the coding sequence ATGCCCGCAGACCTCTGGTTCGAATCGTTGCATCGCCCGGGCGCCGAAGTGCTTGACCGTGGCACGCGGCTGGCCGGTGGCCTGCGGCGGCTGGGGCTGGAGGCGGGCGGCGTGGTGGCCGTGCTGCTGCGCAACGACCCCGTCTTCGCCGACGTGGTGTTCGCGTGCCGCACGGCCGGCGTCTACTACTGCCCGATCAACTGGCATTTCATGGCCGACGAGGTGCGCTACCTGCTGCAGGACAGCGGCGCGCGCGTGCTGATCGTCCATGCCGACCTGCTGGCCGGCGTGCAGGCGGCCGTGCCGGCCGGGGTGACGGTGCTGACGGTGGGCGGCCCGCACGCCGGCGCCACCGACTACGAGCCGTGGCTGGCCGCGCAGGCCCCGTACGATGGCCCGCGCGTGGCGCCGCGCGGGCATCTGGCGTACACGTCCGGCACCACGGGGCGGCCCAAGGGCGTGCTGCGCGCGCCGGTGCCGCTGGCCGAGGTCGATGACCAGCAGGCGCGGCTGCGCTCGCTGATCCGGCAGGCGTACGGCATCGTGCCGGGCTGCCGCGCGCTGATGTCGGCGCCGCTCTATCACAGCGCGCCCAGCGTCTACGTGCAGAACGCGCTGCAGATGGCCGAGCGGCTGGTACTGACGCCGCGCTTCGATGCCGAGCAGGTGCTGGCGCTGGTCGCGCAGCATCGCATCGACGTGCTGTACCTGGTGCCGATCATGTACGTGCGGCTGCTGAAGCTGCCGCCCGAGGTGCGCGCGCGTCATGACCTGTCGTCGATCCGCTTCGTGGCGTCCACCGGGTCGCCGTGCGCGCCCGAGGTCAAGCGGGCGATGCTCGACTGGTTCGGCCCGGTGATTCACGAAACCTACGCGTCGAGCGAAGCGGGGCTCGTGACCGTGGCCACGCCCGCCGACGCCGTGGCGCGGCCCGGCACGGCGGGCAGGCCCGTCGATGCCGGCAGCGTGCGGATCCTCGACGAGACCGGCCGCCCCTGCGCGCCCGGCGAGGTGGGGCTGGTCTACGTGCGCCAACCCGCGTACCCCGATTTCACGTACCTGAACAATGACGCCGCGCGGCGCGCCATCGACGTCGACGGCCGCGTCACGCTTGGCGACATGGGCTATCTGGATGCCGACGGCTACCTGTTCATCTGCGACCGGGCGTCGGACATGGTGATTTCCGGCGGGGTCAATATCTACCCGGCCGAGATCGAGCACGTGCTGGCTGGCCACCCCGGCGTGGCCGACTGCGTGGTGTTCGGCGTGCCCGACGACGAGTACGGCGAGCGCCTGCACGGCGTGGTGCAGCCCGTGGCCGGCGCGGTCGTGGAGCCGGCGGCGCTGGTCGACTGGCTGCGCGCGCGGCTGTCCGGCTTCAAGGTGCCGCGCACCATCGAGATCGTCGACCAGTTGCCGCGCGACGAGACCGGCAAGCTGGCCAAGCGCCGGCTGCGGGACCGCCACTGGGCCGGCCGGCAGCGCCGCGTCTGA
- the amaB gene encoding L-piperidine-6-carboxylate dehydrogenase — MNAQPFASTFAACWQDLGLAAPPWTAAAPGGAGTLAVRSPIDGEVFGQLPVCSPADADARIARAHAAQSLWALTPAPARGELVRRLGEALRTHKAALGRLVSMEAGKILQEGLGEVQEMIDICDFAVGLSRQLHGLTIASERPSHAMRETWHPYGLCGVISAFNFPVAVWAWNAALALVCGNGVVWKPSEKTPLCALAVQGLLDRVIADHAPQFAGLACVLTGGRQLGQALVQHPSVRLVSATGSTRMGREVGMACAAHFKRTILELGGNNAAIVAPSADLELTIRAMTFAAAGTAGQRCTTLRRAFVHADRIETVAQRLRQVYARLPVGDPLQDGTLVGPLIDAAAGDAMANALASCRAQGNVVHGGERLLADRFPRACYVRPALVLTDTQHDTMLTETFAPILYLMPYTSLDEAIALNNAASHGLSSCIFTESLREAERFLSAAGSDCGIANVNIGTSGAEIGGAFGGEKATGGGRESGSDAWKGYMRRATNTVNYGDTLPLAQGIRFDV; from the coding sequence ATGAACGCGCAACCCTTTGCATCGACATTCGCCGCCTGCTGGCAGGACCTGGGCCTGGCCGCGCCGCCATGGACCGCCGCCGCGCCGGGCGGGGCCGGCACGCTGGCCGTGCGCTCGCCCATCGACGGCGAGGTCTTCGGCCAGTTGCCGGTCTGTTCGCCGGCCGATGCCGACGCGCGCATCGCCCGCGCCCACGCGGCGCAAAGCCTCTGGGCGCTGACGCCGGCGCCGGCGCGCGGCGAGCTGGTGCGCCGGCTTGGCGAGGCGCTGCGCACGCACAAGGCCGCGCTGGGGCGGCTGGTGTCGATGGAGGCCGGCAAGATCCTGCAGGAAGGGCTGGGCGAGGTGCAGGAGATGATCGACATCTGCGACTTCGCGGTGGGGCTGTCGCGGCAACTGCATGGGCTGACCATCGCGTCCGAGCGGCCGTCGCATGCGATGCGCGAGACCTGGCATCCGTACGGCCTGTGCGGGGTGATTTCCGCGTTCAACTTCCCGGTGGCCGTGTGGGCGTGGAACGCCGCGCTGGCGCTGGTCTGCGGCAATGGCGTGGTGTGGAAGCCGTCGGAGAAGACCCCGCTTTGCGCGCTGGCCGTGCAGGGCCTGCTCGATCGCGTGATCGCCGACCATGCGCCGCAGTTTGCCGGGCTGGCCTGCGTGCTGACCGGCGGGCGGCAACTGGGCCAGGCGCTGGTCCAGCATCCGTCGGTGCGGCTGGTCAGCGCCACCGGCTCCACGCGCATGGGCCGCGAGGTGGGCATGGCCTGCGCCGCGCATTTCAAGCGGACGATCCTGGAACTGGGCGGCAACAACGCGGCCATCGTGGCGCCGTCGGCCGACCTGGAGCTGACGATCCGCGCGATGACGTTCGCGGCGGCCGGCACGGCAGGCCAGCGCTGCACCACGCTGCGCCGCGCGTTCGTCCACGCGGACCGGATCGAGACCGTCGCGCAGCGGCTGCGGCAGGTGTATGCGCGGCTGCCGGTGGGCGATCCGCTGCAGGACGGCACGCTGGTCGGGCCGCTGATCGACGCGGCCGCCGGTGATGCCATGGCCAACGCGCTGGCCAGTTGCCGCGCGCAGGGCAACGTCGTGCACGGCGGCGAACGGCTGCTGGCCGACCGCTTTCCGCGCGCCTGCTACGTGCGGCCGGCGCTGGTGCTGACCGACACCCAGCACGACACGATGCTGACCGAAACCTTCGCGCCGATCCTCTACCTGATGCCGTACACGTCGCTGGACGAGGCCATCGCGCTGAACAACGCGGCGTCGCATGGGCTGTCGTCGTGCATCTTCACCGAATCGCTGCGCGAGGCCGAGCGGTTCCTGTCGGCGGCCGGCAGCGATTGCGGCATCGCCAACGTCAACATCGGCACCAGCGGCGCCGAGATCGGCGGCGCGTTCGGCGGGGAAAAGGCCACCGGCGGCGGGCGGGAATCGGGCTCCGATGCGTGGAAGGGCTACATGCGGCGCGCCACCAATACCGTCAACTACGGCGACACGCTGCCGCTGGCGCAGGGCATCCGTTTCGACGTCTGA
- a CDS encoding chloride channel protein yields the protein MTDPVEPPESSQSSRPPSAADARPPDGNPDASATAPSAADVASRRDRLRALQLRARRTAHRKSRQVGRISRTSMRYAAFMCGAGCVALFSIVFAYIAEVALRWNTQLTSATPWLAFVMLPFGLAGLRWMTIRLAPQARGSGIPQVIAAVTLPPAGTAQTVLVSFRQSMWKVLLTTGALLAGASVGREGPSVQVGAAAMLAWGQWCQQKLRFRIGFHPNALIAAGAAGGLAAAFNTPLAGVVFAIEELGRGTAVRWDRLVLSGVLTAGFLSLAVLGNNPYFSVKVPMLVLHDAWGPVMLCAVVNGVLGGLFAKLLIRGVPGLVPSAWRGWTSAHPVWVAFCCGLVVAVLGWATAGATFGTGYEQASGLINGEPHGTLWFGLAKFVATVVSYFAGIPGGIFTPSLAIGAGIGANVADVVTHVLHIGMAEPRVLALVSMAAFLAAATQAPITASVIVMEMTRTQDLTIYLLAASLLASFLSRQFNPHPFYHHMGHAFRREAMAIGRKAAA from the coding sequence ATGACCGATCCTGTCGAGCCGCCCGAATCCAGCCAGTCCTCCCGCCCGCCTTCGGCCGCCGATGCCCGGCCGCCGGACGGCAATCCCGACGCTTCCGCCACAGCCCCGTCAGCCGCCGACGTTGCATCACGCCGTGACAGATTGCGCGCGCTGCAACTGCGCGCGCGCCGCACCGCGCATCGCAAGAGCCGGCAGGTCGGCCGCATCTCGCGCACGTCCATGCGCTACGCCGCGTTCATGTGCGGCGCCGGCTGCGTGGCGCTGTTCTCGATCGTGTTCGCCTATATCGCCGAGGTGGCGCTGCGCTGGAACACGCAGCTCACCAGCGCCACGCCGTGGCTGGCGTTCGTGATGCTGCCGTTCGGGCTGGCCGGGCTGCGCTGGATGACGATCCGGCTCGCGCCGCAGGCGCGTGGCAGCGGCATCCCGCAGGTGATCGCGGCGGTGACGCTGCCGCCGGCCGGTACCGCGCAGACCGTGCTGGTGTCGTTCCGGCAGTCGATGTGGAAGGTGCTGCTGACCACGGGCGCGCTGCTGGCCGGTGCGTCGGTGGGTCGGGAGGGGCCGTCGGTGCAGGTGGGGGCCGCCGCGATGCTGGCCTGGGGCCAGTGGTGCCAGCAGAAGCTGCGCTTCCGCATCGGCTTTCATCCCAACGCGCTGATCGCGGCCGGGGCCGCCGGCGGGCTGGCGGCGGCGTTCAACACGCCGCTGGCGGGCGTGGTTTTCGCCATCGAGGAACTGGGCCGGGGCACGGCCGTGCGGTGGGACAGGCTGGTGCTGTCGGGCGTGCTGACGGCCGGCTTCCTGTCGCTGGCGGTGCTTGGCAACAACCCGTACTTCAGCGTCAAGGTGCCGATGCTGGTGCTGCACGACGCCTGGGGCCCGGTCATGCTCTGCGCCGTGGTCAACGGCGTGCTGGGCGGTCTGTTCGCCAAGCTGCTGATCCGCGGCGTGCCGGGGCTGGTGCCGTCGGCGTGGCGCGGCTGGACGTCGGCGCATCCGGTCTGGGTGGCGTTCTGCTGCGGGCTGGTGGTGGCCGTGCTGGGCTGGGCGACGGCCGGCGCCACGTTCGGCACCGGCTACGAGCAGGCGTCGGGGCTCATCAACGGCGAGCCGCACGGCACGCTGTGGTTCGGGCTGGCCAAGTTCGTGGCCACGGTGGTGTCGTACTTCGCGGGTATCCCGGGCGGGATCTTCACGCCGTCGCTGGCCATCGGGGCGGGCATCGGCGCCAACGTGGCAGACGTCGTCACGCACGTGCTGCACATCGGCATGGCCGAGCCGCGCGTGCTGGCGCTGGTGTCGATGGCGGCGTTCCTGGCCGCCGCCACGCAAGCGCCGATCACCGCCAGCGTCATCGTCATGGAGATGACCCGCACCCAGGACCTGACGATCTACCTGCTGGCGGCGTCGCTGCTGGCGTCGTTCCTGTCGCGCCAGTTCAACCCGCACCCGTTCTACCACCACATGGGCCACGCGTTCCGGCGCGAGGCGATGGCGATCGGCCGCAAGGCGGCGGCGTAG
- a CDS encoding saccharopine dehydrogenase family protein, with product MQPSTLGPAAVRDLTLAPRPLSVVVLGAGKIGRVIATMLADTGDYRVCLVDHDAHRLDGLPRGIAVRAGDPTEPGTCAALLAGADAVLNALPFHAAIHVATVAARLGVHYFDLTEDVAATHAIRALAANARSVLMPQCGLAPGFIGVVGHDLAQRFLQGGGELLDLRMRVGALPRYPSNALKYNLTWSTEGLINEYCNPCEAIVDGRRVELPALEGQETFALDGVEYEAFNTSGGLGTLPDTLAGRARQVDYKSIRYPGHCAQMKLLLNDLRLRERRDWLREIFEHAIPVTAQDVVVVFASATGHPPGVRGEGRRGPLTQASFSARIGGVDNFAGIGHVNAIQLTTAAGICTALDLVATGVLPQAGFVRQEAMPLDRFLANRFGQHYARHPLQETLA from the coding sequence ATGCAGCCATCCACGCTGGGTCCCGCCGCCGTGCGCGACCTGACCCTCGCCCCGCGCCCGCTTTCGGTCGTCGTGCTCGGCGCCGGCAAGATCGGCCGCGTCATCGCCACGATGCTGGCCGACACCGGCGACTACCGCGTCTGCCTGGTCGACCATGACGCCCACCGGCTGGACGGCCTGCCGCGCGGCATCGCGGTGCGCGCGGGCGATCCGACCGAGCCGGGCACCTGCGCCGCGCTGCTGGCGGGCGCCGACGCGGTGCTCAACGCGCTGCCGTTCCACGCGGCCATCCACGTGGCGACGGTGGCCGCGCGGCTGGGCGTGCACTACTTCGACCTGACCGAGGACGTGGCGGCCACCCACGCCATCCGCGCGCTGGCGGCCAACGCGCGGTCGGTGCTGATGCCGCAGTGCGGGCTGGCGCCGGGGTTCATCGGCGTGGTGGGGCATGACCTCGCGCAGCGCTTCCTGCAGGGCGGCGGCGAGCTGCTGGACCTGCGCATGCGCGTGGGCGCGCTGCCGCGCTATCCCAGCAACGCGCTCAAGTACAACCTGACGTGGAGCACCGAGGGGCTGATCAACGAGTACTGCAACCCGTGCGAGGCCATCGTCGACGGCCGGCGCGTGGAACTGCCCGCCCTGGAGGGGCAGGAGACGTTTGCGCTGGACGGCGTCGAGTACGAAGCCTTTAATACATCGGGCGGCCTGGGCACGTTGCCGGACACGCTGGCGGGCCGCGCGCGGCAGGTGGACTACAAGTCGATCCGCTACCCGGGCCACTGCGCGCAGATGAAGCTGCTGCTGAACGACCTGCGGCTGCGCGAGCGGCGCGACTGGCTGCGCGAGATCTTCGAGCACGCCATTCCCGTGACCGCGCAGGACGTGGTGGTCGTGTTCGCCAGCGCCACGGGCCATCCGCCCGGCGTGCGCGGCGAGGGCCGGCGCGGGCCGCTGACGCAGGCGTCGTTCTCGGCCCGGATTGGCGGCGTCGACAACTTCGCCGGCATCGGCCACGTGAACGCGATCCAGCTCACCACGGCGGCCGGCATCTGCACCGCGCTGGACCTCGTGGCCACCGGCGTGCTGCCGCAGGCCGGCTTTGTCCGGCAGGAAGCCATGCCGCTGGACCGCTTCCTGGCCAACCGCTTCGGCCAGCATTACGCCCGGCACCCGCTACAGGAGACGCTTGCATGA
- a CDS encoding winged helix-turn-helix transcriptional regulator, producing the protein MAPTDFANMPCPVARSMAMLGERWAILLMREVYYGSSRFDEFEKHLGIAPNILSARLKTLVGHGLLEKVPAPGGGARHVYRLTDMGRDFFPVYVALKAWADRWLADDKGPLTVLEDRRDGAEIVAGCLTRADGSTITVDDLRVRPGPGAGRYLRERFGDPAAAAGLDPAEAAHEQA; encoded by the coding sequence ATGGCACCTACCGACTTTGCCAACATGCCGTGCCCGGTGGCCCGTTCGATGGCCATGCTGGGCGAGCGCTGGGCGATCCTGCTGATGCGGGAGGTCTACTACGGCAGCAGCCGCTTCGACGAATTCGAGAAGCACCTGGGCATCGCGCCCAACATCCTCAGCGCCCGGCTCAAGACGCTGGTGGGCCATGGGCTGCTGGAAAAGGTGCCGGCGCCCGGCGGCGGCGCGCGGCACGTGTACCGGCTGACCGACATGGGGCGCGACTTCTTTCCCGTCTACGTGGCGCTCAAGGCGTGGGCCGACCGCTGGCTGGCCGACGACAAGGGCCCGCTGACCGTGCTGGAAGACCGGCGCGACGGCGCCGAGATCGTGGCCGGGTGCCTGACCCGCGCCGACGGCAGCACGATCACGGTGGACGACCTGCGCGTGCGGCCCGGCCCCGGCGCGGGACGCTACCTGCGCGAGCGCTTTGGCGATCCGGCTGCCGCTGCCGGCCTGGACCCCGCGGAGGCCGCCCATGAGCAAGCCTGA
- the prfA gene encoding peptide chain release factor 1, which yields MKPSMLHKLDQLAERLDEVSALLASEKAASDMDQYRRLSREHAELSPVAEQYGQYRQAQEDLATAQALLDDPEMKDFAADEIGAARARLETLETSLQTLLLPKDPNDDRNLLLEIRAGTGGEESALFAADLLRMYTRYAERQRWQVEIMSESGSDLGGYKEVIVRIAGAAAFSKLKFESGGHRVQRVPATEAQGRIHTSACTVAVMPEADEVGEVEINPSDLRVDTFRASGAGGQHVNKTDSAVRLTHLPTGIVVECQDDRSQHRNKEKAMKVLAARIKDGQLRAAQAKEASTRRNLIGSGDRSDRIRTYNFPQGRVTDHRINLTLYKIDMIMDGDLDELVSTLAAEHQADQLAALGDEG from the coding sequence ATGAAACCCAGCATGCTCCACAAGCTCGACCAGTTGGCCGAGCGACTCGACGAAGTCAGCGCCCTGCTCGCCAGCGAAAAGGCGGCGTCGGACATGGACCAGTACCGCCGGCTGTCGCGCGAGCATGCCGAGCTGTCGCCGGTGGCCGAGCAGTACGGCCAGTATCGCCAGGCGCAGGAAGACCTGGCCACCGCGCAGGCGCTGCTGGATGACCCCGAGATGAAAGACTTCGCGGCCGACGAGATCGGCGCCGCGCGCGCCCGGCTGGAGACGCTGGAAACGTCGCTGCAGACGCTGCTGCTGCCCAAAGACCCCAACGACGACCGCAACCTGCTGCTGGAAATCCGCGCCGGCACCGGCGGCGAGGAAAGCGCGCTGTTCGCGGCCGACCTGCTGCGCATGTACACGCGCTATGCGGAACGCCAGCGCTGGCAGGTGGAAATCATGAGCGAATCGGGCTCGGACCTGGGCGGCTACAAGGAGGTGATCGTCCGCATTGCCGGCGCCGCGGCGTTCTCGAAGCTCAAGTTCGAATCGGGCGGCCACCGCGTGCAGCGCGTGCCGGCCACCGAGGCGCAGGGTCGCATCCATACGTCGGCCTGCACCGTGGCCGTGATGCCCGAGGCCGACGAGGTGGGCGAGGTGGAGATCAATCCGTCGGACCTGCGCGTCGACACCTTCCGCGCGTCCGGTGCCGGCGGGCAGCACGTCAACAAGACCGATTCGGCCGTGCGCCTGACCCACCTGCCGACCGGCATCGTCGTCGAATGCCAGGACGACCGCAGCCAGCATCGCAACAAGGAAAAGGCCATGAAGGTGCTGGCCGCGCGGATCAAGGACGGGCAGCTTCGCGCGGCGCAGGCCAAGGAGGCCAGCACGCGGCGCAACCTGATCGGCTCGGGCGACCGCAGCGACCGCATCCGCACGTACAACTTCCCGCAGGGCCGCGTGACCGACCATCGCATCAACCTGACGCTGTACAAGATCGACATGATCATGGACGGCGATCTCGACGAACTGGTGTCGACGCTGGCCGCCGAGCACCAGGCCGACCAGCTTGCCGCGCTGGGCGACGAGGGCTGA
- a CDS encoding UbiX family flavin prenyltransferase — MPVNQGGAPQRLIVAITGATGAIYGVRLLQVLRDVATVETHLLMSPAGVMNLQHELDIGRADVEALADVVHNVRDIGATIASGSFRADAMIVAPCSMRTLAAVAHGLSDNLITRAADVTLKERRKLVLMVRETPLNLAHLRNMTAVTEMGGIVFPPVPGFYQKPQTIEELVDHTIGRVLDLVDLRHVGERLAPGWMGLNGDGN, encoded by the coding sequence ATGCCTGTGAACCAGGGCGGCGCGCCGCAACGGCTGATCGTCGCCATCACGGGCGCCACCGGCGCCATCTACGGCGTCCGGCTGCTGCAGGTGCTGCGCGACGTGGCGACGGTGGAAACCCACCTGCTGATGTCGCCCGCCGGCGTCATGAACCTGCAGCACGAACTCGACATCGGCCGCGCGGACGTGGAAGCGCTGGCCGACGTGGTGCACAACGTGCGCGACATCGGCGCGACGATTGCCAGCGGGTCGTTCCGCGCCGACGCAATGATCGTGGCGCCCTGCTCCATGCGCACGCTGGCCGCCGTGGCCCACGGCCTCTCGGACAACCTGATCACGCGCGCCGCCGATGTCACGCTCAAGGAGCGCCGCAAGCTGGTGCTGATGGTCCGCGAAACCCCGCTGAACCTGGCCCACCTGCGCAACATGACCGCCGTCACCGAGATGGGCGGCATCGTCTTCCCGCCCGTCCCGGGCTTCTACCAGAAACCGCAGACCATCGAAGAACTGGTCGACCACACGATCGGCCGCGTGCTCGACCTGGTGGACCTGCGCCACGTGGGCGAACGGCTGGCGCCGGGATGGATGGGGTTGAATGGGGATGGGAACTGA
- a CDS encoding Lrp/AsnC family transcriptional regulator — protein sequence MADLDPTDRHLLALLQANARESAANLARVLGIARTTVVARIARLERTGVVAGYGVRLGSQMEDHAILAFCGLSVQPKAAPAVVKALQRLPEVEELNSVSGPVDYMAVIRCDTHARLDKLLDEIGMLDGVNHTTTSIVLARKIDRRRAAG from the coding sequence ATGGCTGACCTCGACCCGACCGACCGGCATCTGCTGGCGCTGCTGCAGGCCAACGCGCGAGAGAGCGCCGCCAACCTGGCGCGCGTGCTGGGCATTGCGCGCACCACCGTGGTGGCACGCATCGCACGGCTGGAGCGGACCGGCGTGGTGGCCGGCTACGGGGTGCGGCTGGGCAGCCAGATGGAGGACCACGCGATCCTGGCGTTCTGCGGGCTGTCGGTGCAGCCCAAGGCCGCGCCGGCCGTGGTCAAGGCGCTGCAGCGGCTGCCCGAGGTGGAGGAACTGAATTCGGTGAGTGGCCCGGTGGACTACATGGCCGTGATCCGCTGCGACACGCACGCGCGGCTGGACAAGCTGCTCGACGAAATCGGCATGCTCGATGGGGTCAACCACACGACGACGTCGATCGTGCTGGCACGCAAGATCGACCGCCGCCGCGCGGCTGGCTGA
- the prmC gene encoding peptide chain release factor N(5)-glutamine methyltransferase — translation MSSNAPGDPPPLPSTPTLREALSLAAMAGLPMLEGRMLLSHVTGYTRTQLITRDAEHLNDAQRDAFSTLLARRLSGEPMAYLLGEREFFGRTFRVTPDVLIPRPDTEVAAEAALARLAGVPGPRVLDMGTGSGVLAVTIARERPDAEVWATDISRGALMVAQDNARALQADNIRFLVSDWYQGLPPAQHFHLIVSNPPYIAAGDPHLAEGDLRFEPIDALTDHEDGLADLRTLVAGAPAHLVPGGWLLMEHGYDQGYATRHLLTSAGFAEVFTARDLGGNERCSGGRLPA, via the coding sequence ATGTCCTCGAATGCACCGGGCGACCCGCCGCCCCTCCCCTCCACTCCCACGCTGCGCGAGGCGCTGTCGCTGGCTGCGATGGCCGGCCTGCCGATGCTGGAGGGCCGCATGCTGCTGTCCCACGTCACCGGCTACACGCGCACGCAGTTGATCACGCGCGACGCAGAGCATCTCAATGACGCACAACGTGATGCATTCTCCACGCTGCTGGCGCGGCGGCTGTCGGGCGAGCCGATGGCCTACCTGCTGGGCGAGCGTGAATTCTTCGGCCGCACGTTCCGCGTGACGCCCGACGTGCTGATTCCCCGCCCCGACACCGAGGTGGCCGCCGAGGCCGCGCTGGCCCGGCTGGCCGGCGTGCCGGGGCCGCGCGTGCTGGACATGGGCACCGGTTCGGGCGTGCTGGCCGTGACCATCGCCCGCGAGCGGCCCGACGCCGAGGTCTGGGCCACCGACATCTCGCGCGGCGCGCTGATGGTGGCGCAGGACAACGCGCGCGCGCTGCAGGCCGACAACATCCGCTTCCTGGTATCCGACTGGTACCAGGGGCTGCCACCGGCGCAGCACTTCCACCTGATCGTCAGCAACCCGCCGTACATTGCCGCGGGCGATCCCCACCTGGCCGAAGGCGACCTGCGCTTCGAGCCCATCGACGCGCTGACCGACCACGAGGACGGCCTGGCGGACCTGCGCACCCTGGTGGCCGGCGCCCCGGCGCACCTGGTGCCGGGCGGCTGGCTGCTGATGGAGCACGGCTATGACCAGGGCTACGCCACACGGCACCTGCTGACGTCGGCCGGCTTTGCCGAGGTCTTTACCGCACGCGACCTGGGCGGCAACGAGCGGTGCAGCGGCGGGCGGCTGCCGGCCTGA